CGGACCCCGGCGAGCGGCGTCCCGACGACCGCCGGGCTCGACACGAAGAAACGGGCGACGTCGAGCGCCCCCCGGTCCTTCGCGAGGCGTCCCGGGTCGACCCGCCCGAGGGCGAGCCGGGCCCGCTCCAGCCCCTCCGGGCGACCGTAGAGGAGGACGCCGTCGCCGGACTCGAGCCGCAGCTCCGGGTCGGGGAGCGCGTTGGCGCCGCCGTGACGCACCGCGAGCAACTCGACCGCGTCCGGGAGCCTCGCCAGGAGGTCGGCCACGGTCTCGCCGTCCGGGTTCTCCAGGGTCACCTCGAGGGCTTGCAGCGGCTGGGGCTGCGGCGCGAGCCGCGGCCGGACGACGCGGGCGAAGACGTAGAGGCAGAGGATCGGGCCGATCACGCCGAACGGATAGGCCACGGAGTAGCCGATCGCAGGATCGCGATTGCCCGCGGCGTCGATCGCCGCCTGCAGGGCGGGCGTGCTGGTCAGGGCGCCCGCGAACAGGCCGATCGCCTGGTCCGGGGCGACGCCGACCGCGCGGCCGAGCGCCAGGGCGACGACCAGCGCGACGAGCACTCCGACGACCGCGAGCAGGTTCCACTTCAGCCCGGGGCCCTTCAGCCCGGCGAAGAACTGCCGCCCGTACTGGATGCCGATGCCGTAGAGGAACATCACGAGGCCGATCGAGCTGACGACCCCGGGCGGCGTCGCGCCCGGCGCGACCGCGCCGATCGCGAGGCCCGCGAACAGGACGGCGCCGACCCCCAGCGAGAAGCGGGCGACCGAGATCTGCCCGAGGGCGTAACCGAGACCGATCGCCGCGAACAGGGCGAGCAACGGCGATTGCTCCAACATCAGCCGGATGAGCTCCACCACGCGGCCCCTTCCACCTCTCGAGGTTCCAGCCGACCCGCGGCGAGTCTAGTACGGCGGCCCGCGCGCCGGGCTCGACAAATGTCCTTGCTCTCCGGAGCTGCGCGGGTCGAAGCTGGCAGCTCCGGAGGGGAGTCCTCATGAGCGAGCCCGCGCCTTCCGACCTCCTGCGCGCCGCCCCGGTCCGCGGATGGCGCGCGGCGTTCCCGCCGTCGCAGTGGATCCCGACGTACCGGCCGCGATGGCTGGCCGGGGACGCCGTCGCCGGCGTGACCCTCGCCGCCTACGGCATCCCGGTGTCGCTCGCCTACGCGTCGCTCGCCGGATTGCCGCCCCACTACGGCATCTACGGTTATCTGGTCGGCGGCCTCTTCTACGCGCTGTTCGGCACGTCGCGGCAGCTGGCGATCGGCCCGACGTCGGCGATCTCGATGCTCGTCGGGGTCACCGTCGCCGGCATGGCCCGGGGGGACGCGACGCGCTGGGCGGACATCGCGGCGCTCACCGCGCTCGTCATGGCCGCCATGTGCGTGCTGGCGTGGCTGTTCCGACTGAGCTCCCTCGTCAACTTCATCAGCGAGAGCATCCTGCTCGGCTTCAAGGCCGGCGCGGCGCTCACGATCGCGATGACGCAGCTCCCCAAGCTGCTCGGCGTGAAGGGGGGAGGGGAGCACTTCTTCGAGCGCGTCGGGGTGTTGTGGAGCCAGGTCCCCGAGACGAACGTCGCCGTGCTCGCGTTCGGCCTCGTCGCCCTCGCGATCCTCCTCGCCGGCGAGAAGCTCCTGCCGGGCCGCCCGGTCGCGTTGTTCGTGGTCGTGGCGTCGATCGTCGTCCTCTCGGCGACGTCGCTGGCCGATCTGGGCTTCAAGGTCGTGGGGGAGCTGCCGAAGGGGCTTCCCGCGTTCCACCTGCCGGGGGTGCGGCTGCGCGACGTCGACGGCGTGATCCCGCTCGCGTTCGCCTGCGTGCTGCTGGCGTACGTGGAGAGCGTCTCCGCCGCGCGCGCGCTCGCGCGCCAGAACGGCTACGAGATCGACACGCGCCAGGAGCTTCTGGGCCTGGGCGCGGCGAACCTGGGCGCGGCGCTCTTCCAGGCGTACCCGGTGGCGGGCGGCCTCTCCCAGTCGTCGGTGAACGACAAGGCCGGGGCGAGGACGCCGCTGGCCCTCGTGTTCGCCTCGATCGCGATCGGACTCTGCCTCCTGGTCCTCACGGGGACGCTGGCGAATCTCCCGAACGTCGTGCTCGCGGCGATCGTGCTGGTCGCCGTCAAGGGCCTGATCAACGTGCGCGAGATGCGTCACGTGTGGCGGGTCAGCCGGTTCGAGTTCGCCGTCTCGATGGTCGCGTTCGCCGCCGTGCTCCTCCTGGGGATCCTCAAGGGCGTCATGGTGGCGGTGCTGGTCTCCCTGCTGCTCCTCATCCGGCGTGCCGCCCACCCGCACGTGGCGTTCCTGGGCCGCATTCCCGGCACCCGCTACTACTCCGACATGGAGCGCCACCCTGAGAACGAGCCGGCCCCGGGGGCGCTGGTCTTCCGCGTCGAGGCGTCGATCGTCTACTTCAACGCCGAGCACGTGCGCGACGCCGTCCTGGAGAGGATCCGCTCGTTCGCGGGCCCCCTGCGGATCGTGGTCTGCGACCTGGGCACCTCGCCGAACGTCGACCTCGCCGGCGCGAGCATGTTGTCCGCGCTCCACGCGCAGCTGAAGTCGGCGGGCGTGGGCCTGCGGCTGGTCGGCGCGCGCGGTCAGGTGCGCGATCTGCTGCGCGCGGAGGGGATGGAGGAGCGCGTCGGGTACGTGGGTCGGAGGAGCTCGGTGGCGGAGATTCTGGACGAGTTCAGTCCCGGCCCTCCGCCTTCTCCCCGTACCGGTCCTTGACGAAGTCGAGCTTGCGCTTGGCCTCCCGGTATCCGCCGGGCTTCTGGCGCTTGGGGAGCTTCACCTTCGGCCGCGGCGCCTTCTTGTAGGGGATCCGGTCGAGGAGGTCGGCGAGGACGTTCAGACGGGCGACCTTCTTGTCGTCCGACGGGACCACGGTCCAGGGCGCCCAGCCCGTGTCGGTCGCCGCGAACATCTCGTCACGGGCCCGGGAGTAGTCGTACCAGCGGTTGTAGGACTTCAGATCCATCGGCGAGAGTTTCCAGACCTTGCGGCGGTCGTGGATGCGCGCCTCGAGCCGGCGCGTCTGCTCCTCGGGACTGACCTCGAGCCAGTACTTGAGGAGCAGGATCCCCGAGTCGACCATCGCCTTCTCCACCAGAGGCACCCCCGCCAGGAACCGCTTCGCTTGCTCCTCGGTACAGAACCCCAGGACCCGCTCGACGCCGGCGCGGTTGTACCAGCTCCGGTCGAAGATCACGACTTCGCCGGCCGCCGGGAAGTGCGGGATGTAGCGCTGCATGTACATCTGGCTCTTCTCGCGATCGGTCGGAGCGGGGAGCGCCACCACGCGGAAGACCCGCGGGCTCACCCGCTCGGTGATCGCCTTGATCGTGCCGCCCTTGCCGGCGCCGTCGCGCCCTTCGAAGACGATGCAGACCTTGAGTCCGGCGTGGACGACCCACTGCTGCAGCGCCACGAGCTCCCCGTGCAGCTTCGCGAGCTCCTTCGCGTACTCCTTGCCCTTCATGGACCGTCCTCCCCTGGATGGATGCCGGGCGAGTACGATACGCCCATCGCTCGCCGCACC
The genomic region above belongs to Candidatus Polarisedimenticolaceae bacterium and contains:
- a CDS encoding TrkA C-terminal domain-containing protein: MVELIRLMLEQSPLLALFAAIGLGYALGQISVARFSLGVGAVLFAGLAIGAVAPGATPPGVVSSIGLVMFLYGIGIQYGRQFFAGLKGPGLKWNLLAVVGVLVALVVALALGRAVGVAPDQAIGLFAGALTSTPALQAAIDAAGNRDPAIGYSVAYPFGVIGPILCLYVFARVVRPRLAPQPQPLQALEVTLENPDGETVADLLARLPDAVELLAVRHGGANALPDPELRLESGDGVLLYGRPEGLERARLALGRVDPGRLAKDRGALDVARFFVSSPAVVGTPLAGVRFPGGLAGKIAEVRRGDALLLPDPDLVLEFGDRVGVIASREAIPDLRRYFGDSLKSTAEFSYVSVGLGMSLGVLLGLVAIPIPGVGPFSLGLAGGALIVALVLGRLGRTGPLSWHMPLSANLTLRNFGLTLFLAAVGLGAGEPFVTTVSRTGLSLLGVGAAVVLGAVLIAMLIGHLVFRLSTDDLFGLVSGVTGNPAILVYANQAVPSDRIDVAYATVYPSMTILKILCAQLAIGLLSGR
- a CDS encoding SulP family inorganic anion transporter — encoded protein: MSEPAPSDLLRAAPVRGWRAAFPPSQWIPTYRPRWLAGDAVAGVTLAAYGIPVSLAYASLAGLPPHYGIYGYLVGGLFYALFGTSRQLAIGPTSAISMLVGVTVAGMARGDATRWADIAALTALVMAAMCVLAWLFRLSSLVNFISESILLGFKAGAALTIAMTQLPKLLGVKGGGEHFFERVGVLWSQVPETNVAVLAFGLVALAILLAGEKLLPGRPVALFVVVASIVVLSATSLADLGFKVVGELPKGLPAFHLPGVRLRDVDGVIPLAFACVLLAYVESVSAARALARQNGYEIDTRQELLGLGAANLGAALFQAYPVAGGLSQSSVNDKAGARTPLALVFASIAIGLCLLVLTGTLANLPNVVLAAIVLVAVKGLINVREMRHVWRVSRFEFAVSMVAFAAVLLLGILKGVMVAVLVSLLLLIRRAAHPHVAFLGRIPGTRYYSDMERHPENEPAPGALVFRVEASIVYFNAEHVRDAVLERIRSFAGPLRIVVCDLGTSPNVDLAGASMLSALHAQLKSAGVGLRLVGARGQVRDLLRAEGMEERVGYVGRRSSVAEILDEFSPGPPPSPRTGP
- the ppk2 gene encoding polyphosphate kinase 2, producing the protein MKGKEYAKELAKLHGELVALQQWVVHAGLKVCIVFEGRDGAGKGGTIKAITERVSPRVFRVVALPAPTDREKSQMYMQRYIPHFPAAGEVVIFDRSWYNRAGVERVLGFCTEEQAKRFLAGVPLVEKAMVDSGILLLKYWLEVSPEEQTRRLEARIHDRRKVWKLSPMDLKSYNRWYDYSRARDEMFAATDTGWAPWTVVPSDDKKVARLNVLADLLDRIPYKKAPRPKVKLPKRQKPGGYREAKRKLDFVKDRYGEKAEGRD